The following proteins come from a genomic window of Papilio machaon chromosome 7, ilPapMach1.1, whole genome shotgun sequence:
- the LOC106712705 gene encoding DNA replication complex GINS protein PSF1 gives MFGEKVIELIKEAERNRDTIDQYNDDKVRQIIEEMHVLFKMNMADANATSENKSLWTTVQVRHSALERNKRCLLAYLYNRMNKIRTLRWEFGSVLPSDVRELLSDSEYTWFSKYSTNLAAYMRSLGQDIGYSGIDLTENLRPPKSLYIEVLCLSDYGKLELEYGDVILLKKNSRHFLPTSECQTLIRQGILKQIT, from the exons ATGTTTGGGGAAAAAGTTATAGAACTAATCAAGGAAGCTGAAAGAAATCGTGATACAATTGACCAGTATAAT gATGATAAAGTGCGTCAGATTATTGAGGAGATGCATGTGTTATTCAAAATGAACATGGCAGATGC AAATGCAACATCAGAGAACAAATCTCTTTGGACAACTGTGCAAGTGAGACACTCTGCATTGGAACGTAACAAGCGGTGTCTCCTCGCCTACCTCTACAACcgtatgaataaaataagaacATTACGTTGGGAGTTCGGTTCTGTCCTTCCATCAGATGTAAGAGAGTTGCTCTCCGATAGCGAGTATACGTGGTTCTCCAAGTATTCCACAAACCTCGCGGCGTATATGAGGTCGCTTGGCCAAGACATCGGTTATAGCGGGATCGACCTCACAGAGAACCTCAGACCACCCAAGTCCTTGTACATCGAAGTCCTGTGTCTGTCAGATTACGGGAAGTTGGAACTGGAGTATGGTGACGTTATTCTTTTGAAGAAGAACAGCAGGCACTTCCTGCCGACTTCGGAATGTCAGACTTTGATACGTCAGGGCATCTTGAAACAAATTACTTAG
- the LOC106712709 gene encoding NF-kappa-B inhibitor cactus gives MSAKKETKVFEDKNTDSGYLSGVISSEQLSGEIHVGAVCDSENVCQFSEEQIDSGLDLSECLSNVKISDTDTQVPRITVKPASLDYPPYQILFEQDDDGDTQLHIASVHGCEKSVGTLIRVCPEKSWLDVANDYGHTALHLAVMSGNAVVTRMLVIAGASLALRDFNGDTPLHLAVAANNKDCIQALLAPVQDQPHQKLSTVLNQKNYNGQMCVHLAAAAGHVDTLNTLAYYGADLNAAEGLAGWTALHIAARRGDARLCSALLQRGASPRARSMAGRTPRAMAARTAARHAFAALPTDDSDTDTDSEDDGDEMFDSDTESLFEKLKESANLINVA, from the exons ATGAGTGccaaaaaagaaacaaaagttTTTGAAGACAAAAACACAGATTCAGGCTATCTGTCAGGAGTAATAAGTAGTGAACAGCTGTCAGGAGAAATACATGTCGGAGCCGTTTGTGATAGTGAAAATGTGTGTCAGTTTTCGGAGGAACAAATAGACAGTGGTTTAGACTTATCTGAATGCCTTTCTAATGTTAAGATTAGTGATACGGACACGCAGGTGCCGAGAATTACAGTGAAACCTGCAAGCCTGGACTACCCACCTTACCAAATACTTTTCGAGCAGGACGACGATGGAGACAC GCAACTGCACATCGCATCGGTCCATGGCTGTGAGAAATCAGTTGGTACTCTCATCAGAGTCTGTCCAGAGAAATCTTGGCTTGATGTGGCCAATGATTATGGGCACACAGCATTACATTTAGCAGTTATGAGTGGGAATGCTGTGGTCACGAGAATGTTAGTGATTGCGGGGGCATCGCTGGCACTCAGAGACTTCAACGGAGACACACCGCTGCATCTCGCCGTGGCTGCAAACAACAAAGACTGTATACAAGCTTTGCTAGCGCCCGTGCAAGACCAGCCACATCAGAAGTTGTCCACGGTTCTCAatcagaaaaattataatg GTCAGATGTGCGTGCACCTGGCGGCCGCAGCTGGACACGTGGACACGCTCAACACGCTCGCATACTACGGCGCAGACCTCAACGCTGCG GAGGGTCTGGCGGGATGGACGGCGCTGCACATCGCGGCGCGACGCGGGGACGCGCGGCTGTGCAGCGCTCTGCTGCAGCGCGGCGCATCTCCCCGCGCACGCAGCATGGCCGGCCGCACGCCGCGCGCCATGGCCGCCCGCACCGCCGCGCGCCACGCCTTCGCCGCGCTACCCACCGACGACTCCGACACCGACACCGACTCGGAGGATGACGGAGACGAA ATGTTTGACAGCGACACGGAGAGTCTATTTGAGAAGCTGAAGGAAAGTGCGAACCTCATCAACGTCGCGTAA
- the LOC106712700 gene encoding sphingosine-1-phosphate phosphatase 2, with the protein MWEDLIEYLNDPLLVVKVQNFFGVIYKNISHEGSAERTHSDRINRENEEFDLKQHKRIPSNISSSSQSSYDTDTSTESTGREEVVCHINNKFWYWLFVVGTALGDEIFYVTFIPFWFWNIDGAVGRRVILVWTIVMYIGQGSKDIIRWPRPGYPVQKLQQKWSAEYGMPSTHAMVGVSIPFSVLLYTMDRYRYPAHWGLIIAVAWCTLICVSRVYLGMHSVLDIAGGLVLAGALMVPLIPLVDWLDGVLLTAPYAPVLVLTVSVLLVVYHPHADKWTPTRGDTTMIVSVCAGILTGSWINYQLGNLSASAAGPPYDIIWPGAAMLGCAALRTVLGLCGLLATRAIAKSASYALVCALLGRDLRALRSSENSLRNTHKILAELCYKYFTYAVIGLNTTYVFPNVFYLLRINRPTYYTEI; encoded by the exons ATGTGGGAAGACcttatagaatatttaaatgaccCATTATTAGTAGTTAAGGTTCAAAATTTTTTTGgtgtcatttataaaaatatatctcatGAGGGCTCTGCTGAAAGAACTCATTCGGACAGAATAAATAGAGAAAATGAAGAATTTGATTTAAAGCAACATAAAAGAATTCCCAGCAATATATCAAGTAGCTCGCAATCTTCATATGACACGGATACCTCCACAGAGAGTACCGGCAGAGAGGAGGTGGTGTGTCACATTAATAACAAGTTTTGGTATTGGTTGTTTGTTGTGGGCACAGCACTTGGAGATGAAATTTTCTATGTAACATTCATACCTTTCTGGTTTTGGAACATAGATGGAGCTGTAGGAAGAAGAGTTATCCTGGTCTGGACTATTGTTATGTATAtag GTCAGGGTTCCAAGGATATAATACGATGGCCGCGACCCGGGTACCCGGTGCAGAAGTTGCAGCAGAAGTGGTCGGCGGAGTACGGCATGCCTTCCACCCACGCCATGGTCGGCGTTTCAATTCCGTTCTCCGTGCTGCTTTACACTATGGACCGGTACCGCTATCCGGCGCACTGGGGCCTCATCATCGCCGTCGCCTGGTGCACGCTCATCTGCGTCAGCAGGGTCTACCTCGGCATGCACAGTGTGCTG GACATAGCGGGAGGCCTGGTGCTGGCGGGCGCGCTAATGGTGCCGCTGATACCGCTGGTGGACTGGCTGGACGGCGTGCTGCTGACCGCGCCCTACGCGCCCGTGCTCGTGCTGACCGTCTCCGTGTTGCTTGTGGTGTACCACCCGCACGCCGATAAGTGGACACCCACCAG AGGAGACACGACGATGATAGTGAGCGTGTGCGCGGGCATTCTGACGGGCTCGTGGATCAACTACCAGCTGGGCAATCTGTCGGCGAGCGCGGCCGGCCCGCCCTACGACATCATCTGGCCGGGGGCCGCCATGCTGGGCTGCGCTGCGCTGCGCACCGTGCTCGGCCTGTGCGGCCTGCTGGCCACGCGCGCCATCGCCAAGTCCGCCTCCTACGCGCTCGTCTGCGCGCTGCTGGGCCGCGATCTGCGCGCGCTGCGCTCCTCCGAGAACAGTCTGCGCAACACGCACAAGATCCTCGCCGAGCTCTGCTACAAGTACTTCACCTACGCCGTCATCGGCCTCAACACCACCTACGTCTTCCCCAACGTGTTCTACCTGCTGCGCATCAACCGCCCCACATACTACACGGAGATATGA